The following nucleotide sequence is from Alkalihalobacillus sp. LMS39.
CGACGATCGCCTTATCCCAACAAGAAGGCATCCTCGTCGGCCCTTCTTCTGGTGCAGCGTGCTATGCTGCATTACAAGTCGCAAAACGGCTAACTCCAGAAGATGTTGTCGTTGCGATTGTTTGCGATACTGGTGAACGCTATTTATCAACGGATTTATTCGATTTTGAAAACAAATAATTTCATCATTATATTCACTATAAGAAAAACGCGGAGCATCTTTTCGTTTCAAGAATAAGATTTCAAAGCTTCGCTGCTACACCGAAATTTTTATGCTTTCTTATCTTTTGAAAAAGGGTGTCCTTTTTGAGGAACACCCTTTTTCATTACATCATTTTTTTGCTAACTCATAAATCGCTTCCGCGTATAAGGCGGTTGCTTGCAACAGGTCATCAATGGAAATATATTCATCCTTTTGGTGAGCCACATCTGGTCTACCTGGAAATAACGGTCCAAATGCAACCCCTTCTTTTAATGACCTTGCATATGTGCCTCCCCCTATTGATACTAACGTCGCTTTTTCTCCCATTTGCTTTTCGTACACTCTTTGTAATGTTTGAATTAGTGGCGAATCTTCTTTCACATAGTGAGGTGTAGAATGACTTAAGATGGTAAAGCCCATATTATATTCGTTCATCTTTTGCTGTAACTGCTCTTCTAATAGTTCAAACGTATGCGTAACAGGATAACGAATCGTACAACTGATTTTCCCACCTTCACCTGAAGAAAAAGAAAACACACCCGGATTTATCGTTAAGTCTCCACTCACTTTATCAGACCAGGCAATTCCTAATGCTTGACCTCTTGATTCATCAACTAAATAAGAAGTAATAAACTGTAAAAACGGATGAGGTTGTGAAAACAAGGAATGTAAAAATTCACCAACGTATACCCCTGCATTTATTCCATTTTTCGGCTCCATGCCATGCGCAGAAACGCCATGAACTCGAATATGTATTAGTTCACCGTCTTTTTCCATATATCCTTTTAAATCACGCTTTTCGAGATACCGTTGAAATTGTTCTTCTATCGATACTTGAAGCTCTTGGCTTTTACATGATACTGTTGCTTCACAAAGATCAGGTACCATATTTACACGTTGACCTGCTCGAAATGTTAGAAGAGTAAGTTGCTCCTCTATTTTTTCACTTGTAGGAAAACTAAACTCAATATCAGCTATCCCTTTTTCCGCATGGATAATTGGGAAATCTGCATCTGGTGCAAAACCTGTTGTTGGCATTTCATCATGAGCAAAATAATGCTCAACACAACGCCATTCACTTTCTTCATCTGTGCCAATAATCATTCGAACTCGTTTTGATAAAGGAAGCTCTAGGTCTTTAACGATCTTCATCGCAAAATAAGCGGCCATTGTCGGCCCTTTATCATCAATCGCCCCTCTTGCATATACATTCCCATTCCGAATATCAGCTGCAAAAGGAGGACTTGTCCATCCATCCCCTGGTGGGACAACATCAATATGACATAGTACTCCGACTAAGTCTTCTCCTTGCCCAAATTCTATTGTTCCAGCATAACCATCAAGATTTTTTATGGTAAATTGATCCTCTTTACCTTTCATTAACAAATAATTCAAAGCCTTCATAATCCCTTTACCAAATGGTTGTCCATTTGTCGCTGTTTCTTCATCAAGGACGCTGTTTATTTGCAAAAAGGCTTGAGTTGATAGGATGATTTCCTCTCTTCTTTTTTCCACTTCATTTGTAAAATTTATTGTGCTCACATCATTTTCCTCCTACTTTTGTTGTTTACCAGTATAGACGAACACTTTGCTAATTGAACATAATTATTGTACAATATCCGTAAAGGTGGGGAACAAAATAATTTTAGCCATACACATGGTTGCTCTATTTGCCTACCCATATATAATTAAATCCATTTTCTCACATTTGTCCTGGCAACAAAAGCAGCTTATGCAGTGAGTAAGAAATATTTCACTGTACATTCGACCAAGCAACCTAAATTAGGATTGGCACGAATGATCGTTACCCCCTTTTAATACAATGGATGTAAAGGACTATCATCTATTAAATAAGGAGTGGTTTTTTGAAAACTTCAACTGATCGTATGATGACACGAATTAAATCGATTTACCTCTATATAAAACAAAGGGGGACCGTCTCAACGAATGAATTAGTTGAAGAGTTTGGGATTACTCAAAGAACAATCCAGCGGGACTTAAACGTCTTAGAGTATAATGATTTAGTCTTTAGTCCGAGCCGTGGGAAATGGACAGTGACAAAGAAGAAAACAAAAGTCTCATAAAACTACATGATAAAGAAGGATTAGCCACAGTATAGGCCACTGTGGCTTTTCCTTTTTTTAAGACGAATGGCTTCGTAACAGTTCCACTTCATCTTCGGTTAATTCCCGATACTCTCCTAACGCTAACTCTTCGTCAAGTTGTAACGGTCCAATCGATATCCTCTTTAGTTCTGTTACCCTTTTGCCTACTGCAATAAACATTCTTTTTACTTGATGAAACTTTCCTTCTGATATCGTTAACGAAATCGATGATATCTCACCTTGTTTATTTATTATTAATTCAGCTGGTTTCGTAACATAACCATCATCTAACTCGACTCCTTGTTTAAATTGAGCAATATCTTCTTCTGACA
It contains:
- the pepV gene encoding dipeptidase PepV, whose protein sequence is MNFTNEVEKRREEIILSTQAFLQINSVLDEETATNGQPFGKGIMKALNYLLMKGKEDQFTIKNLDGYAGTIEFGQGEDLVGVLCHIDVVPPGDGWTSPPFAADIRNGNVYARGAIDDKGPTMAAYFAMKIVKDLELPLSKRVRMIIGTDEESEWRCVEHYFAHDEMPTTGFAPDADFPIIHAEKGIADIEFSFPTSEKIEEQLTLLTFRAGQRVNMVPDLCEATVSCKSQELQVSIEEQFQRYLEKRDLKGYMEKDGELIHIRVHGVSAHGMEPKNGINAGVYVGEFLHSLFSQPHPFLQFITSYLVDESRGQALGIAWSDKVSGDLTINPGVFSFSSGEGGKISCTIRYPVTHTFELLEEQLQQKMNEYNMGFTILSHSTPHYVKEDSPLIQTLQRVYEKQMGEKATLVSIGGGTYARSLKEGVAFGPLFPGRPDVAHQKDEYISIDDLLQATALYAEAIYELAKK
- a CDS encoding DeoR family transcriptional regulator, encoding MKTSTDRMMTRIKSIYLYIKQRGTVSTNELVEEFGITQRTIQRDLNVLEYNDLVFSPSRGKWTVTKKKTKVS